In Erigeron canadensis isolate Cc75 chromosome 6, C_canadensis_v1, whole genome shotgun sequence, the following are encoded in one genomic region:
- the LOC122605121 gene encoding F-box protein At4g22390-like produces MSDNIPLEIQMDIIQRFPDTKSLIRCRSVSKAWKSVIDSKDFVAAHTLRHQAHNQHLLIRTETRCDVYFPIDENRPEVKYLSIADDETVPPQNHVVFVPDSVKKFHSVIGTAYGLFALFLSKPDTVVIWNPFIRKTVEIPVPCEKHNVFGFGVCPRNLDPKLVKITFDSQLQDGSTGTQVEVFSLSSGGTWRSPLSSNVPHRSIRFGGWPGHAVVDRFNYWIAYDSINVDDGPRDHILIMSFDLTSEEFVNVNLPDPLIHSEADLAILNLKGSLAVIEFEQTEVIHVWQMIGHGCTRSFNKLYSINGGDESIHTIYVFRKSGAPIVDYNEESDHPVRGLATYEPESKSITNMGIQLLNGNSSVHSYMETLLLVAH; encoded by the coding sequence atgtcagACAACATCCCTCTGGAAATCCAAATGGATATTATTCAAAGATTCCCTGATACAAAATCGCTGATTCGATGCCGATCTGTCTCAAAGGCATGGAAATCTGTTATCGATAGCAAGGATTTTGTTGCTGCCCATACTCTCCGCCATCAGGCCCACAATCAGCATCTTCTTATACGGACAGAAACTCGCTGTGATGTCTATTTCCCCATTGATGAAAATCGCCCTGAGGTAAAATATCTGTCCATTGCTGATGATGAAACTGTCCCACCTCAAAATCATGTTGTGTTTGTTCCCGATTCGGTTAAAAAATTCCATAGTGTTATCGGTACTGCTTACGGGTTGTTTGCGTTGTTCTTATCCAAACCGGATACCGTTGTTATCTGGAACCCTTTCATTAGGAAAACTGTTGAAATTCCAGTACCCTGTGAAAAGCATAATGTTTTTGGTTTTGGTGTTTGTCCTCGGAATCTTGACCCTAAGCTTGTTAAGATTACATTTGATAGTCAATTACAAGATGGAAGTACTGGGACCCAAGTTGAggtattttcgttaagttcagGGGGGACTTGGAGAAGTCCGTTAAGTAGCAATGTTCCTCATAGATCGATCCGATTTGGGGGTTGGCCAGGGCACGCAGTTGTAGACAGGTTTAATTATTGGATCGCCTATGATAGTATTAATGTGGATGATGGACCAAGGGATCACATTCTAATCATGTCATTTGATTTGACAAGTGAAGAATTCGTCAATGTGAACCTCCCTGATCCTTTAATACACTCTGAAGCTGATTTGGCGATATTAAACCTAAAGGGTTCTCTTGCTGTTATTGAGTTCGAGCAGACAGAAGTTATTCATGTATGGCAGATGATTGGGCATGGTTGTACCAGATCCTTTAATAAGCTATACTCCATTAACGGAGGTGATGAATCGATACATACAATATATGTATTCCGAAAGAGTGGTGCACCCATAGTCGATTACAATGAAGAATCTGATCATCCAGTTCGTGGACTTGCTACTTACGAACCAGAATCAAAAAGCATTACTAACATGGGAATTCAACTATTAAATGGTAACTCTTCTGTTCATTCCTACATGGAAACGCTACTTTTGGTTGCTCATTGA
- the LOC122604159 gene encoding VQ motif-containing protein 20-like, whose product MSPTQQFHAKQEQHDGGAYDRSPPLKIIHRLPPPPSSTGSSTNDAIPPTNKSHQPQSPPPPRRPVIIYTHSPKVIHTHPRDFMALVQKLTGYTPPPEDPQQQRVGPQRNGEDNESANSVVTEEHGTSVIGPPPPPPHVNSCFVDNNCINIVAPPHYNFNPSPPPPVPVFQTNSTDFLCTPSHHHHQLPFYNPDSMFMNRNSLSSSSSLRVLKEYPDM is encoded by the coding sequence atgAGCCCTACACAACAATTCCATGCAAAACAAGAACAACATGACGGCGGCGCGTATGATCGTTCACCACCTCTCAAGATCATCCACCGTCTTCCTCCTCCACCCTCTTCCACCGGATCATCCACCAACGACGCCATCCCCCCAACGAACAAATCCCATCAACCAcagtcgccgccaccaccacggCGTCCTGTAATTATTTACACACATTCTCCAAAAGTGATCCATACTCACCCTCGTGATTTCATGGCATTGGTGCAAAAACTCACCGGATACACCCCGCCCCCAGAGGACCCACAACAACAACGAGTAGGTCCTCAAAGGAACGGGGAGGATAACGAGTCAGCAAACTCGGTTGTGACCGAGGAACATGGAACGAGTGTTATTggccctcctcctcctcctcctcacgTGAATTCTTGTTTTGTTGATAATAATTGTATTAATATCGTCGCGCCACCACATTATAATTTTaacccatcaccgccaccaccagtACCAGTTTTTCAAACAAACTCTACGGATTTCTTGTGCACGCcaagtcatcatcatcatcagcttCCGTTTTACAATCCGGATTCCATGTTTATGAATCGGaattccttgtcttcttcttcttcattgcGTGTTTTGAAAGAGTATCCGGATATGTga
- the LOC122605590 gene encoding homologous recombination OB-fold protein, with protein METPWEESLDIDDSDLQSFSVLRPCKQQRRRDTTTTAAADCSQSQTLVFSQPPPQTVESHPEIVPPPQFRQIPGPAGIIQAAKLRKSLETANSLGQEEAHLMATQDYIRKVIEDPKEDDDFKRAPWISAIEFIHSDGMLNGVSNASLGDIKKYEKKGKLEQVVAVIKSCAPNALGDLTVTLKDPTGTVSGTIHHKVITEGEFSKGICVGSALILRKVSVFSPSRSAHYLNITKRNLVKVFYKDGGSSQVQIFDGYKSTDAAPGSDSGQGTQSLHNAYSQERGARTMNGIKIIPNSKLSLPDDMEQENINPIASIGSQYCKTSNYDMTQRIAPENEILIEADAIRNGENEHVEPGTVHVHVKPATSASVPSWTDDQVNILDFDLEDI; from the exons ATGGAAACTCCATGGGAAGAATCTCTTGATATTGACGATTCCGATCTCCAATCATTCTCCGTCCTCCGCCCTTGCAAGCAACAACGCCGCCGAGACACCACCACTACCGCCGCCGCCGATTGTTCGCAATCTCAAACCCTAGTTTTCTCACAACCGCCACCACAAACCGTCGAATCTCATCCCGAAATCGTACCACCGCCTCAATTTCGCCAGATTCCAGGCCCTGCCGGTATTATTCAGGCCGCCAAGCTCCGTAAATCTCTGGAAACGGCGAATTCGTTAGGGCAGGAGGAGGCTCATTTGATGGCTACACAGGATTATATTAGGAAAGTGATTGAAGATCCGAAAGAGGATGACGATTTTAAACGCGCTCCGTGGATTTCGGCTATCGAATTTATTCATTCTGATg GTATGTTGAATGGTGTTTCAAATGCATCTTTGGGAGATATAAAGAAGTATGAAAAAAAAGGCAAACTTGAGCAg GTTGTTGCTGTTATCAAGTCTTGTGCTCCAAATGCGCTAGGTGATCTGACGGTAACATTGAAA GATCCGACAGGTACAGTTTCTGGTACTATTCATCACAAAGTTATCACAGAGGGTGAGTTTTCCAAGGGTATATGTGTAGGCTCTGCTCTGATACTCCGCAAG GTGTCTGTATTTTCCCCTTCACGGTCAGCTCATTATCTTAACATTACTAAGAGGAATTTGGTAAAG GTATTCTACAAGGACGGTGGATCTTCACAAGTACAGATATTCGATGGATATAAAAGCACAGATGCAGCCCCTGGTTCTG ATTCTGGACAGGGAACACAAAGCTTGCACAATGCATATTCTCAGGAAAGAGGAGCAAGAACTATGAATGGAATCAAAATAATCCCCAACAGTAAATTGAGTTTGCCTGATGATATGGAACAAGAAAATATAAATCCGATTGCTTCAATTGGGAGCCAATACTGCAAGACAAGTAACTATGACATGACTCAGAGGATTGCACcagaaaatgaaattttaatagAAGCAGATGCTATCAGAAATGGTGAAAATGAGCATGTAGAACCAGGTACTGTTCACGTTCATGTAAAACCGGCAACAAGTGCCTCAGTACCCTCTTGGACAGATGATCAGGTAAACATCCttgactttgatcttgaagataTCTAG